One part of the Ruegeria sp. AD91A genome encodes these proteins:
- a CDS encoding MFS transporter, producing MPQYARLLNPILIVGCIIVTVSFAVRASFGLFQIPIADEFGWLRTDFSMAIAIQNLAWGIGQPIFAAIAEKVGDRRAIILGALTYAAGMVLTAWSVTPFEHQMYAWLVGFGIAGTGFGVVLAVVGRASANENRSMSLAIVTAAGSFGQVVGAPTAEWLLSFLPWQHVFVVFAVAILALVLTLPFMRAPQTISKAELEESMSEILGKAFRDPSYALIFLGFFSCGYQLGFITAHFPAFVTEMCGPIQPGGVLHSIGITSTSALGAVSISLIGLANIGGTLLAGWAGNHFHKKYLLAAVYTGRTIAAALFILFPITPLTVIVFSLMMGSLWLATVPLTSGLVAHLYGLRYMGTLYGFIFLSHQIGSFLGVWLGGRMYDQYGDYNMVWWIGVAIGAFSAIVHLPIREDRSAVPA from the coding sequence ATGCCCCAATACGCCCGCTTGTTGAATCCGATCCTGATCGTCGGATGCATCATCGTCACGGTCAGTTTCGCCGTGCGCGCCTCTTTCGGCTTATTCCAGATTCCGATAGCGGATGAGTTCGGCTGGCTGCGGACCGATTTCTCAATGGCGATTGCAATTCAGAACCTGGCTTGGGGTATCGGACAGCCGATCTTTGCCGCTATTGCCGAAAAGGTAGGCGACCGACGAGCCATCATTCTTGGCGCTCTCACCTACGCGGCCGGCATGGTGCTGACAGCGTGGTCTGTCACACCGTTCGAACATCAGATGTATGCGTGGCTGGTGGGTTTCGGTATCGCCGGGACCGGGTTTGGTGTGGTTCTGGCGGTCGTCGGTCGCGCGTCTGCCAACGAAAACCGGTCCATGTCGCTTGCCATCGTTACCGCCGCGGGCAGCTTTGGGCAGGTTGTGGGGGCGCCAACGGCGGAATGGCTGCTGTCATTCTTGCCATGGCAACACGTCTTTGTCGTGTTCGCCGTGGCGATTCTTGCGCTTGTGTTGACCTTGCCCTTTATGCGCGCACCACAGACGATCTCGAAGGCTGAGCTGGAAGAAAGCATGAGCGAGATACTGGGCAAGGCGTTCCGCGATCCTTCCTACGCTCTCATTTTTCTGGGGTTTTTCAGCTGCGGATATCAACTGGGCTTCATCACCGCGCATTTCCCGGCTTTCGTAACCGAGATGTGCGGGCCAATCCAGCCCGGAGGTGTACTGCATTCCATCGGTATCACCTCCACATCGGCGCTTGGTGCGGTGTCGATTTCATTGATCGGTCTGGCCAATATCGGCGGTACGCTTCTAGCAGGTTGGGCCGGCAATCACTTTCACAAGAAATACCTTCTGGCCGCAGTCTATACGGGCCGGACGATTGCCGCGGCATTGTTCATCCTGTTCCCGATCACACCACTTACGGTCATCGTATTCTCGTTGATGATGGGATCGCTTTGGCTGGCTACCGTGCCGCTGACTTCGGGTCTCGTCGCGCATCTTTACGGTCTGCGCTATATGGGCACGCTCTATGGTTTTATCTTCCTGAGCCACCAGATCGGCAGCTTCCTGGGCGTCTGGCTTGGCGGTCGCATGTATGACCAGTATGGCGACTACAACATGGTTTGGTGGATCGGGGTCGCGATCGGTGCCTTCAGCGCGATAGTACACCTGCCGATCCGTGAAGACCGATCCGCAGTTCCTGCCTGA
- a CDS encoding bifunctional aldolase/short-chain dehydrogenase, whose protein sequence is MMIENWYRADEARKWRDRVGTDPADQELGERVYTSRLIGQNPDLLMHGGGNTSVKLERPDLFGDPRRVLHVKGSGWDLDSIEAPGLPGVWLDPLMKLRALDHLSDAQMVNVQRANLLDSGSPNPSVETLLHAFLPHKYVDHTHATPFLVLANLPNAEEVCREIFDDRLGIVPYIKPGFGLAKKAAEVFDKNPNVEGLLLLQHGHFTFGATAQESYDRIVAHTNEVAAYFGMKDLTTIGRRDPAENLEVLPILRGVIAEVAAQRDDQMPVFDLRNGPDVMQFFDRPDIDSLAQRGMASPDHVLRTKGCPLVLRASDLSGGRARIKAKVAEFAKDYREYFERQAPQVDEPKKLLPQDPKHAWIEGVGIIGIGPNAKAASTAADLAEQNLRVRSVGEDAGGFFPNNEKDRFDCEYWSLEQAKLGKSSPPPLQGKIVMVTGGAGAIGLATAKAFADAGANVVLVDRDEGALAEAKSTLGTWHSTYACDVTERGAADAAIAAVIHRFGGLDVMVSNAGAATSGALLDLGDEEFRAAFELNFFAHKAFATQAARVMQAQGRGGQILFNISKQAINPGRNMGAYGTPKAATLFLLRQLTLELAEYGIRVNGVNADRIRSGLLTDGFIQERAAARGVSEETYMSGNLLGREVEAKHVANAFVALALMERTTGHVVTVDGGNTEAELR, encoded by the coding sequence ATGATGATTGAAAACTGGTACAGGGCCGATGAGGCACGAAAATGGCGGGATCGGGTCGGAACAGATCCCGCAGATCAGGAACTGGGCGAACGTGTCTACACCTCGCGGCTGATCGGTCAGAACCCGGACCTTCTGATGCATGGTGGAGGCAACACGTCAGTCAAGCTGGAACGCCCTGATCTGTTCGGCGATCCGCGGCGTGTTCTGCATGTCAAGGGGTCTGGGTGGGATCTAGACAGCATCGAGGCGCCGGGCCTGCCAGGTGTTTGGCTTGATCCTTTGATGAAACTGCGCGCGCTGGACCACCTGTCAGATGCGCAGATGGTCAATGTTCAGCGCGCCAATCTGCTGGACTCGGGCTCACCGAACCCCTCTGTAGAAACACTGTTGCATGCGTTTCTGCCGCACAAATATGTGGATCATACGCACGCGACACCCTTTCTGGTGCTCGCCAATCTGCCAAACGCCGAGGAGGTTTGCCGCGAGATTTTTGATGACCGATTGGGCATTGTACCCTATATCAAGCCTGGCTTTGGGCTGGCCAAAAAGGCGGCCGAGGTGTTTGACAAAAACCCGAATGTCGAAGGACTTCTGCTGCTTCAGCATGGGCATTTTACGTTCGGCGCGACGGCGCAGGAAAGCTATGACCGGATCGTGGCCCATACCAACGAAGTCGCTGCCTATTTCGGAATGAAGGACCTGACAACAATTGGCCGTCGCGATCCGGCTGAGAATCTTGAGGTATTGCCGATCCTGCGCGGGGTCATTGCCGAAGTCGCAGCCCAACGGGATGACCAGATGCCGGTTTTTGACCTCCGCAACGGGCCGGATGTCATGCAGTTTTTTGATCGTCCGGATATTGATTCATTGGCCCAGCGAGGCATGGCGTCGCCGGATCATGTATTACGGACAAAAGGCTGCCCGCTTGTATTGCGAGCATCGGATTTGTCTGGGGGCCGGGCGCGGATCAAGGCGAAGGTCGCAGAGTTTGCCAAAGACTATCGGGAATATTTTGAACGGCAGGCCCCGCAGGTCGACGAGCCCAAGAAACTGCTGCCCCAAGACCCCAAGCATGCTTGGATCGAGGGTGTTGGGATCATTGGAATAGGCCCAAACGCGAAGGCTGCCTCGACAGCGGCGGATCTTGCGGAACAAAACCTGCGGGTGCGATCAGTGGGCGAAGACGCGGGCGGTTTTTTTCCCAACAATGAAAAAGATCGCTTTGATTGTGAATACTGGTCGCTGGAACAGGCGAAGCTGGGCAAAAGCTCACCACCTCCGCTTCAGGGTAAGATTGTTATGGTGACCGGCGGTGCAGGAGCGATAGGTCTGGCGACAGCCAAGGCCTTTGCTGATGCCGGTGCAAATGTCGTTCTGGTGGACCGGGATGAAGGCGCGTTGGCCGAGGCCAAATCGACCCTTGGCACATGGCATTCGACATACGCTTGCGACGTAACCGAAAGAGGCGCCGCGGATGCCGCAATAGCCGCGGTGATACACCGGTTTGGTGGGCTCGATGTAATGGTGTCAAATGCCGGGGCCGCGACCTCGGGCGCATTGCTGGATCTTGGCGACGAGGAATTCCGTGCTGCTTTTGAACTGAATTTCTTCGCGCACAAAGCATTTGCGACACAGGCTGCCCGAGTTATGCAAGCTCAGGGCCGCGGCGGTCAGATCCTGTTCAATATCTCGAAACAGGCGATCAACCCGGGCCGGAACATGGGGGCCTATGGCACGCCGAAAGCCGCCACCCTGTTTCTGTTGCGCCAGTTGACGCTTGAATTGGCCGAATATGGAATCCGTGTGAATGGGGTGAATGCAGACCGAATTCGGTCTGGCCTGCTGACGGATGGGTTCATTCAGGAACGCGCTGCCGCACGTGGCGTTTCCGAGGAGACCTATATGTCAGGCAACCTGCTGGGCCGCGAAGTAGAGGCAAAGCACGTCGCAAATGCCTTTGTTGCATTGGCGCTGATGGAACGCACCACCGGTCATGTCGTGACGGTGGATGGCGGCAACACCGAAGCCGAGCTTCGGTAA
- the mtnA gene encoding S-methyl-5-thioribose-1-phosphate isomerase — MKVQGTHYRSIWWDKPAGVVRIIDQRWLPHDFRVVTLKTLDEFAAAIRDMWVRGAPLIGATAAFGIAEQMSRDSSEASFDAAYDVLHTTRPTAINLRWALDRCREALMPLAPGDRAERAWSLAQEIADEDVEINAAIGRHGLELIKDIAARKPAGEPVRLLTHCNAGWLATVDWGTATSPMYHAHDAGIPLQVWVDETRPRNQGALTSWELGEHGIPHRYIVDNAGGHLMQHGLVDLVITGTDRTTAQGDVCNKIGTYLKALAARDNGVPFYVALPSPTIDWTVRDGVAEIPIEERDAREVTHVMGVDGQGNISDVRVTPNGTEGGNPAFDVTPNRLVTGLITERGISEASTDGLARLFPERAG; from the coding sequence ATGAAAGTACAGGGCACCCATTACCGGTCGATTTGGTGGGACAAACCGGCAGGTGTGGTTCGGATCATCGACCAAAGGTGGTTGCCGCATGATTTTCGGGTCGTAACCCTGAAAACGCTTGACGAATTCGCAGCGGCGATACGGGATATGTGGGTCAGGGGCGCACCTTTGATTGGTGCGACCGCTGCGTTTGGAATTGCCGAGCAGATGTCTCGGGACAGTTCGGAAGCTTCCTTCGACGCTGCGTATGACGTTCTGCACACAACCCGACCCACCGCAATCAACCTGCGCTGGGCATTGGACAGATGCCGAGAAGCGCTGATGCCGCTTGCTCCTGGTGATCGTGCCGAGCGCGCCTGGTCGCTGGCGCAGGAGATTGCAGACGAAGATGTCGAGATCAACGCCGCAATTGGCCGTCACGGGCTGGAACTGATCAAGGATATCGCAGCTCGAAAACCCGCCGGTGAGCCGGTAAGGTTGTTGACCCATTGCAACGCGGGATGGCTGGCGACTGTGGATTGGGGCACGGCCACAAGCCCGATGTATCACGCGCATGACGCGGGCATCCCCCTGCAAGTCTGGGTGGATGAAACCAGACCGCGCAACCAGGGCGCACTGACCTCCTGGGAATTGGGTGAGCATGGCATTCCCCATCGTTACATCGTGGACAATGCCGGCGGTCATTTGATGCAGCACGGCTTGGTTGATTTGGTGATTACGGGCACAGACCGAACCACGGCCCAAGGTGATGTTTGCAACAAGATCGGGACTTATCTGAAAGCTTTGGCTGCACGTGACAACGGTGTGCCATTTTACGTCGCCCTGCCCTCTCCTACGATTGACTGGACAGTTCGCGACGGTGTGGCCGAAATCCCGATCGAGGAACGTGATGCAAGGGAAGTAACCCATGTCATGGGGGTTGATGGGCAGGGGAATATCTCGGACGTACGCGTGACGCCAAATGGCACAGAAGGTGGCAATCCTGCCTTTGATGTCACACCAAACCGGCTGGTGACGGGGCTTATCACCGAGCGCGGCATCAGCGAGGCTTCTACCGACGGGCTAGCCCGGTTGTTTCCCGAACGGGCTGGTTAA
- the zapE gene encoding cell division protein ZapE, with translation MTDLISLYEARIADGTLTRDDAQEAVLPQFERIRAALSEPVKRGFFRKAPPPPRGLYLWGGVGRGKSMLMDMFVDTLSDIPARRVHFHAFMQEIHAGMHKARQQNVEDALAPVAKEVVNSVRLLAFDEMQITDITDAMIVGRLFDLLHEGGVVVVTTSNRHPDDLYKDGLNRQLFLPFIAHIKEQSQVWELVSPTDYRQNRLEGAPVYFTPIGPEARQKIREVWTDLAGGPAEPLLLQVKGRAVELPAFRNGVARASFYDLCGRMLGPGDYLAIAEEVKVLVLEDIPRLSRNNFNEAKRFVTLIDALYEARVRLICSAAAEPEMLYVEGEGTFEFERTASRLREMQDQDWGQLGR, from the coding sequence ATGACGGATCTAATTTCGCTCTACGAGGCCCGCATCGCGGATGGAACCCTGACACGCGACGACGCGCAAGAGGCCGTTCTGCCTCAATTCGAACGTATCCGAGCCGCTTTGTCCGAGCCGGTCAAACGCGGGTTCTTCCGCAAGGCACCTCCGCCCCCCAGAGGACTGTATCTATGGGGCGGTGTCGGGCGTGGAAAATCGATGCTGATGGATATGTTCGTCGATACGCTGAGCGACATCCCCGCACGACGTGTGCATTTTCATGCTTTCATGCAGGAAATCCATGCTGGAATGCACAAGGCACGACAACAAAATGTCGAGGATGCCCTGGCACCAGTGGCGAAAGAGGTGGTCAATTCAGTTCGCTTGCTCGCATTTGACGAAATGCAGATCACCGACATTACGGACGCAATGATTGTCGGGCGGCTGTTTGACTTGCTGCACGAGGGCGGCGTAGTCGTTGTAACCACGTCGAACAGGCATCCCGACGATCTGTACAAGGATGGGCTGAACCGGCAGCTGTTCCTGCCTTTCATCGCGCATATCAAAGAGCAGTCGCAGGTGTGGGAATTGGTGTCACCCACGGATTACCGGCAAAACAGGTTGGAGGGTGCCCCGGTCTACTTCACACCGATTGGCCCAGAAGCCCGGCAGAAAATCAGAGAGGTCTGGACAGATCTTGCCGGTGGACCCGCAGAACCGCTTTTATTGCAAGTCAAAGGCCGTGCCGTTGAACTGCCAGCCTTTCGCAACGGAGTGGCCCGGGCTTCATTTTATGACCTGTGTGGGCGCATGCTGGGACCGGGGGATTATCTGGCGATTGCGGAAGAAGTGAAGGTGCTGGTGCTTGAGGATATCCCGCGCCTGTCGCGGAACAATTTCAACGAGGCCAAGCGTTTTGTCACCCTGATCGATGCGCTCTACGAAGCCAGGGTGCGATTGATCTGCTCGGCCGCGGCCGAACCCGAGATGCTGTATGTCGAAGGCGAAGGGACATTCGAGTTTGAACGCACCGCATCGCGCCTGCGGGAAATGCAGGATCAGGATTGGGGGCAACTTGGGCGCTGA
- the fghA gene encoding S-formylglutathione hydrolase: METLSENACFGGVQGVYRHASSSCKCDMTFGLFLPAEAKDGPVPVLWYLSGLTCTHENAMTKAGAQAWAAEQGIAVMFPDTSPRGEGVADHEDYDLGQGAGFYVNATQEPWAPHFRMWDYVAEELPALLFENFAIDSERQAITGHSMGGHGALTLAMDLPGRFRSVSAFAPISNPTGADWGRKQLSAYLGDDEALWAKHDASLLMKKSGFDGPILIDTGANDQFMDLLRPEALAQAIAERRQQATYRFQPGYDHSYFFVSTFMEDHIIFHAEALYGD, encoded by the coding sequence ATGGAAACCCTTTCGGAAAATGCCTGTTTTGGCGGTGTGCAGGGCGTGTACCGCCACGCCTCCTCGTCGTGCAAGTGTGACATGACTTTTGGCCTGTTTCTTCCAGCCGAGGCTAAGGACGGGCCGGTTCCGGTTCTTTGGTATTTGTCAGGATTGACCTGCACCCATGAAAACGCGATGACCAAAGCCGGGGCTCAGGCGTGGGCTGCGGAACAAGGGATCGCCGTGATGTTTCCGGATACGTCGCCGCGCGGTGAAGGCGTCGCGGATCACGAAGATTACGATCTGGGTCAGGGCGCAGGTTTCTATGTGAACGCGACACAGGAACCTTGGGCGCCGCATTTCCGGATGTGGGACTATGTTGCCGAAGAGCTGCCCGCCCTGCTGTTCGAAAACTTCGCCATCGACAGCGAACGCCAGGCCATTACGGGCCATTCCATGGGGGGGCACGGCGCCCTGACACTTGCCATGGACCTGCCCGGACGCTTCCGTTCGGTGTCAGCCTTTGCGCCTATCTCGAACCCGACCGGAGCGGATTGGGGCCGCAAACAGCTGAGTGCCTATCTCGGTGACGACGAAGCGCTTTGGGCAAAACACGATGCGTCTTTGTTGATGAAGAAATCCGGTTTCGACGGTCCGATCCTGATCGACACCGGTGCAAACGATCAGTTCATGGATCTTCTGCGTCCCGAAGCTTTGGCGCAAGCCATCGCCGAACGTCGCCAGCAAGCGACATATCGCTTCCAGCCGGGTTACGATCATTCGTACTTCTTTGTGTCCACGTTTATGGAAGATCACATCATCTTCCATGCCGAGGCACTGTACGGAGACTGA
- a CDS encoding YaiI/YqxD family protein — protein MTTLYVDGDACPVKAEAERVATRHKVPMALVSNGGLRPSANPLVQVIVVSEGADEADKWIAERCGAGDVVITSDIPLAAKCVEAGARVLRPNGEIFTAANIGQQLAMRDLMADLRAANPLGTGGGGRPFGKADRSRFLDALERELRAARRG, from the coding sequence GTGACGACGCTGTATGTCGATGGCGATGCCTGTCCAGTAAAGGCCGAGGCCGAACGGGTCGCAACGCGACACAAAGTGCCAATGGCGCTGGTGTCTAATGGTGGGCTTCGACCATCGGCCAACCCGCTGGTGCAGGTCATTGTCGTTTCCGAAGGCGCCGATGAGGCCGACAAATGGATTGCCGAACGCTGTGGAGCGGGGGATGTCGTCATTACGTCCGACATCCCTTTGGCTGCAAAATGCGTCGAAGCGGGTGCGCGCGTGCTGCGCCCAAACGGTGAAATCTTCACAGCGGCGAATATTGGTCAGCAACTGGCTATGCGTGATTTGATGGCCGATCTGCGCGCGGCCAATCCGTTGGGAACCGGCGGTGGTGGTCGACCGTTCGGCAAGGCAGACCGCTCGCGATTTCTGGACGCCCTGGAACGGGAATTACGTGCCGCCAGACGGGGATAG
- a CDS encoding AEC family transporter: MLDIFLRTLPFFAIIGLGFWAGRTRFFTAEATAYLTKFVFYFALSAMLFRFAATLPFAEIFNARLILGYLLGTVIVYVLATVVAWLRGLDIPTAAVEAQCAAIGNVGFLGLPMLALLFSEAAIGPVMLVLTVDLVVFSSLIVILINGGRDGKLTPATFKLIGMGLVRNPMIVSISAGLVWSWLQIPVPEPLGDFLTILGGAATPGALFAIGASLAGKSAERVQIAAWLSFCKLVIHPACVAVALLWLIPIEIFPATVAIAAAALPVAGNVYMLAAHYGIAPHRASAAILLSTIVSILTVPMVIAWMGAF, encoded by the coding sequence ATGCTCGACATCTTTTTGCGCACCCTTCCGTTTTTCGCGATTATCGGCCTGGGCTTTTGGGCGGGGCGCACACGGTTTTTCACGGCTGAAGCCACGGCATATCTGACCAAGTTCGTCTTTTATTTTGCGCTTTCGGCGATGCTGTTTCGCTTTGCAGCCACCCTACCCTTTGCCGAGATTTTCAATGCCCGGCTCATCCTTGGATATCTGCTGGGAACCGTGATTGTATATGTGCTGGCGACGGTCGTCGCGTGGCTGCGTGGGCTCGATATTCCGACCGCCGCGGTCGAAGCTCAGTGCGCGGCCATCGGCAATGTCGGGTTTCTGGGACTTCCCATGCTTGCTCTTTTGTTCTCTGAGGCTGCGATTGGGCCCGTGATGCTGGTCCTGACTGTCGATTTGGTGGTGTTTTCATCCCTTATCGTGATCTTGATCAATGGCGGCCGTGACGGAAAGCTGACTCCGGCCACGTTCAAGCTGATCGGAATGGGTTTGGTCAGGAATCCCATGATCGTATCCATCTCAGCCGGCCTCGTCTGGTCCTGGCTGCAAATACCTGTTCCTGAACCTCTTGGCGATTTTCTGACCATTCTCGGTGGTGCCGCAACTCCCGGAGCATTGTTCGCTATTGGCGCATCGTTGGCAGGCAAGTCGGCTGAACGTGTCCAGATCGCCGCTTGGTTAAGCTTTTGCAAACTGGTGATCCACCCGGCCTGCGTTGCGGTCGCTCTGTTGTGGCTGATACCGATTGAAATTTTTCCGGCAACTGTTGCCATCGCAGCAGCCGCTTTGCCTGTTGCGGGCAATGTTTACATGCTGGCCGCGCATTATGGAATCGCCCCGCATCGCGCGTCAGCCGCAATCCTTCTATCCACAATCGTCAGTATTCTCACCGTGCCAATGGTGATCGCCTGGATGGGCGCATTCTGA
- a CDS encoding folylpolyglutamate synthase/dihydrofolate synthase family protein, with product MKAKTSDAILDRMMALHPKIIDLTLDRVWRLLAALDNPQLKLPPVIHIAGTNGKGSTQAMIRAGLEGAGRSVHAYTSPHLARFHERIRLAGELISETELTAVLDECYATNGGENITYFEITTCAALLAFTRAKADYTLLEVGLGGRLDATNVIENPTVTVITPVSIDHEQFLGDTLGKIAAEKAGIIKPGVPCIVGSQQDEALEVIEYTAARLGAPLLVHGQHWHVQEENGRLIYQDETGLRDVPLPNLLGAHQVQNAGAALAVLRHLDMGDDAYEAAVTKAEWPARMQRLKSGPLVDQAPQAELWLDGGHNAAAGVALADVLTNLPIKPTHMICGMLNTKDVTGYLAPIAEKAASLTAVSIPGEAATLSAEETAAAATKVNLPASTADSVADALKVITDNDPQARVLICGSLYLAGKILQENA from the coding sequence ATGAAGGCCAAGACGTCTGACGCCATCCTCGACCGGATGATGGCGCTGCATCCCAAGATCATTGATCTGACCTTGGACCGCGTTTGGCGTTTGCTGGCGGCGCTGGACAATCCTCAACTTAAACTGCCGCCGGTCATTCATATTGCCGGCACCAACGGCAAGGGCTCGACTCAGGCGATGATCAGAGCGGGGCTTGAGGGGGCAGGACGCTCGGTACACGCTTATACGTCGCCGCACCTGGCACGATTTCATGAACGCATTCGATTGGCCGGAGAGCTGATCTCGGAAACAGAACTGACGGCGGTTCTGGATGAATGCTACGCTACCAACGGCGGTGAAAACATCACCTATTTTGAGATCACCACATGTGCTGCCCTGCTGGCCTTTACCCGTGCCAAAGCAGATTACACACTGCTTGAGGTCGGGCTGGGCGGGCGTCTGGACGCTACAAACGTGATCGAAAACCCGACCGTCACAGTTATTACACCCGTATCCATCGATCATGAACAATTCCTGGGTGATACCTTGGGCAAGATCGCGGCGGAAAAAGCGGGTATCATCAAGCCCGGCGTTCCGTGCATTGTCGGCTCACAACAGGACGAAGCGCTTGAGGTCATCGAGTACACCGCCGCCCGTTTGGGTGCGCCTTTGCTGGTCCATGGGCAGCACTGGCACGTGCAGGAAGAAAACGGGCGCCTGATCTATCAGGACGAAACAGGTTTACGCGATGTGCCTCTGCCCAACCTTCTGGGCGCGCACCAGGTTCAGAACGCCGGCGCAGCGTTGGCAGTTCTGCGTCATCTGGACATGGGCGACGACGCATACGAAGCCGCTGTCACCAAAGCCGAATGGCCGGCACGCATGCAGCGTCTGAAATCCGGCCCGCTCGTAGATCAGGCCCCGCAGGCCGAGCTTTGGCTGGACGGTGGTCATAACGCCGCCGCAGGTGTCGCGTTGGCGGATGTGTTGACGAATCTGCCAATAAAACCGACCCACATGATTTGCGGCATGCTCAACACCAAGGATGTGACCGGGTATCTCGCACCTATTGCTGAGAAGGCCGCAAGCCTTACAGCCGTCTCCATTCCGGGCGAAGCGGCGACGCTTAGTGCAGAAGAAACCGCTGCGGCTGCGACCAAGGTCAACCTGCCCGCGTCCACCGCAGACAGCGTAGCGGACGCGTTGAAAGTGATCACGGACAATGACCCGCAGGCGCGTGTTCTGATCTGCGGTTCGCTTTATTTGGCCGGAAAAATTCTGCAAGAAAACGCGTAG
- the sthA gene encoding Si-specific NAD(P)(+) transhydrogenase codes for MNKYDYDLIIIGSGPSGRSAAIQAGKLKRRVLVIDRKDRFGGVSVHTGTIPSKTLRETVLNLSGWRERSFYGRSYRVKDQIRAEDLKARLHMTLDHEVDVLEHQFNRNHVETLDGLARFVGPHEVEVATDAGETTRVTAAKFLIATGTKTYRPDYVPFNGKTVVDGDEFLEMAEIPRSLVVIGAGVIGVEYATMFSALDVRVTLIEPRDTFLDFIDSRLIHDFTHQIRENGVDLRLGSAVEKIEDASEHVEVTLDNGRHVRAEMLLFAAGRMGATSKLNLDAVGLETDHRNRIKVDRKTYQTAVPHIYATGDVIGHPSLASTSLQQGRVAACHALETPTLPESPWYPYGIYSVPEISTCGMSEEELQERNIPYEVGVARFRETSRGHIMGLEHGMLKMLFSLKTRRVLGVQIVGEGATELIHIAQAVLNLKGTVDYFVQNTFNYPTLAEAYKIAGLDAFNRMPIPEEFKVKKRPAEPAKKEAKKA; via the coding sequence ATGAACAAATACGATTACGACCTGATCATCATCGGGTCAGGACCTTCAGGGCGTTCTGCGGCTATTCAGGCAGGCAAACTGAAACGGCGTGTGTTGGTCATCGATCGCAAGGACCGTTTTGGTGGCGTCTCTGTCCATACCGGTACAATTCCGTCCAAGACTCTGCGCGAAACGGTGCTGAACCTGTCGGGCTGGCGCGAGCGCAGCTTTTATGGGCGTTCCTACCGGGTAAAGGATCAGATTCGTGCAGAGGATCTGAAAGCCCGCCTGCATATGACCCTCGACCATGAGGTCGACGTCTTGGAGCATCAGTTCAACCGGAACCACGTCGAAACTCTGGACGGTTTGGCCAGGTTTGTTGGACCGCACGAAGTAGAAGTCGCAACCGATGCCGGAGAAACAACGCGTGTGACGGCCGCGAAGTTCCTGATTGCGACAGGCACGAAAACCTATCGCCCGGATTATGTTCCGTTCAACGGCAAAACCGTGGTCGATGGTGACGAATTTCTTGAAATGGCAGAGATTCCGCGCTCGCTGGTTGTCATCGGTGCCGGGGTCATTGGCGTGGAATACGCCACAATGTTTTCGGCACTGGACGTCCGCGTCACGTTGATTGAACCCCGCGACACGTTTCTGGATTTCATCGACAGCCGGTTGATCCACGACTTCACCCACCAGATTCGGGAAAACGGTGTCGACCTGCGTTTGGGCTCGGCTGTCGAGAAGATTGAAGACGCCAGCGAACATGTGGAAGTGACCCTCGACAACGGTCGCCACGTTCGTGCTGAAATGCTTCTGTTCGCGGCCGGGCGCATGGGAGCGACGTCCAAACTCAATCTGGATGCCGTCGGGCTGGAGACGGACCACCGCAACCGGATCAAGGTCGACCGTAAGACCTATCAAACGGCTGTGCCGCATATCTATGCCACAGGCGATGTGATCGGACATCCTTCACTGGCGTCAACTTCTTTGCAACAGGGGCGAGTGGCTGCCTGTCATGCGCTCGAGACGCCCACGCTGCCGGAAAGCCCGTGGTATCCGTACGGCATCTATTCAGTGCCCGAAATTTCAACCTGCGGAATGTCAGAAGAAGAATTGCAGGAGCGCAACATACCCTACGAGGTCGGTGTGGCACGGTTCCGCGAGACGTCACGCGGGCATATCATGGGGCTGGAACACGGCATGTTGAAGATGCTGTTCTCGCTAAAGACCCGCAGGGTGCTGGGCGTTCAGATCGTCGGTGAAGGCGCGACTGAACTGATTCACATCGCGCAGGCCGTGCTGAACCTGAAAGGCACAGTGGACTACTTCGTTCAGAACACGTTCAACTACCCGACACTTGCCGAAGCTTACAAAATTGCGGGCCTGGATGCGTTCAACCGAATGCCCATACCAGAGGAATTCAAGGTTAAAAAGAGACCAGCGGAACCGGCAAAGAAAGAGGCGAAGAAAGCGTGA